The sequence CTCCCGGTGGACCCCCGCAACACCTCGCGCACCTGCCCGCAGTGCGGGCACGTGGACGGCGAGAACCGCGACGGCGAAAAGTTCCAGTGCACCGCCTGTGACCACCGCAACCACGCGGACCGGGTAGGCGCCTGGAACGTCGCACTCAGGGCCGGGCTGGTCCTTCCTGACGTGGCCTGAGCCACCGACAGGAGAAGCCCTCCGGATTCATCCGAGGGGAGGAGTCACGATGGTCACCAACTCGGCGATACGGGCGTCGGTTTCGGCCTCCAGAGGGCGGTCGGCATCCGCCTCGCGCTCCCGGGCAGTCTCACCGACCAGTGACGAGACGTATCGTCTTGTCAAATCCTCTGTCGTGCCGTACGGTCTTCCGCATGGGTTCCCTGTGAGAAAGCCGGCGCCGATCGCGTAGAGCAGCGCTCCGCCATCGCCGCGCCCCGCCGTGCCCTCTCATCCACCCGATCCGGCCCGGGCCGAAGCTCCGGCCAGGAGGGACCCGCGCATGCGCACCTCACAGCTCGCCCTTGACCACGTCACCAAGCGCTACCCCGGCCGCACCGTCCTCGACCAGGTCTCCTTCACCCTCAAGCCGGGCGAGAAGGCCGGCCTCATCGGCGACAACGGTTCCGGCAAGTCCACCCTCCTGCGCCTCATCGCCGGCCGGGAGTCCCCGGACAGCGGCGAGTTGACCGTGTCCGCCGCCGACGGCATCGGCTACCTGCCGCAGACCATCCCCCTGCCCCCGACCGCCACCGTCCAGGACGCCGTCGACCTGGCCCTCGCGGACCTGCGCGCACTGCAGGCGCAGCTGCGCCGGGCCGAACAAGGGCTCGGCAACGGATCGGACCCGGCGGCACTGGCCGCGTACGCCGCCCTCCTCGAGCGGTACGAGGCGCGCGGCGGCTACGACGCCGACCACCGCGTCGACCTGGCCCTGCACCATCTCGGCCTGCCCGCCCTCCCCCGCGACCGGCGCCTGGGCACCCTCTCGGGCGGCGAACGCTCCCGGCTGGCCCTGGCCGCCGTCCTCGCCGGCCGCCCGGAGCTGCTGCTCCTGGACGAGCCGACGAACGACCTGGACGACCAGGCCGTGTCGTGGCTGGAGGAGCAGCTGCGGGCCCACCGCGGCACGGTGCTCGCGGTCACCCACGACCGCGTCTTCCTTCAGCGCCTGACCTCCACGATCCTGGAGGCCGAGGCGGGCAAGGTCACCCGGTACGGAGACGGCTACGCCGGCTACCGCACCGCCAAGGCCGCCGAGCGCCGCAGCCGGCTCCAGCAGTACGAGCAGTGGCGGGCCGAACTGGCCCGCAACGAGCGGCTGGCCGCCGGCCATGCGGCCCGCCTCGACGGCATCCCCCGCAAGGCGCCGCTGGCCAACTTCGGCCACGGCGGCTTCCGGGCCCGCGGCCGGGCGCACGGCGCGATGGCCCGTATCCGCAACGCCCGCGAACGGGCCGGCCGGCTGACCGCGAACCCGGTGGCGCCGCCGCCGGAGCCGCTGGCCTTCACCGCGCAGGTCGAAACCGCCGGGGACGGCGCGGATGCGCCGGCGGCGGAACTCCCCTGCGTCCAGCTGTCCGACGTACGCGTAGCAGACCGCCTCCACCTGGACTCCCTCACCCTCCACCGCTCCGGCCGGCTCCTGGTCACCGGCCCCAACGGTGCCGGCAAGACCACGCTGCTCAAGCTGCTCGCCGGTGAGCTGCGGCCCGACGAGGGAACGGTGCGGGTGCCGGGCCGGGTGGGCCATCTGCACCAGGACGACACGCCCTGGCCGCCGGACCTGACGGTGGCGGAGGCGTTCGCGCTGGGCCGCACGGGCTCGGCCGACGAGCACACGGACGCCCTGCTGGCCCTCGGCCTCTTCCGCCCGGCGGAGCTGAGGCTGCGCATCGGCGAACTGTCCTACGGCCAGCGCCGCCGCGTGGACCTGGCCCGGCTGGTCGCCGACCCCGCAGACCTCCTGCTCCTCGACGAGCCGACGAACCACCTGTCCCCTGCCCTGATCGAGGAACTGGAGGCAGCACTGGCCCACTACCCGGGCGCGGTCATCCTGGTCACCCACGACCGCGCCCTGCGGAGCCGCTTTCGCGGCGGGCATCTCGCTCTGCCGAAGACGGCCAGGGTCACGGTGGGATGACGGGCCGGGCGGCGGGGCGGCCCGGCACCGGGCGGTGACGGCAGCGCCGCCGTCCCACCGGGCCACCGCCTGCCGCGCTCACGCCCTTCTGGACTCGTCCTTCGGAACGCGGACGGCCCGGCCCGCTCAACGCGCTCGCCCTTCTTCTCGCTCGGCGAGCTGTCCGCGTTCGAAGCGGGCGTCAAGGATCGTCGGCTGGATTTCGGTGTGCTCGGCTGCCGCATGGGGGCATGTGGCGGCTCAGCGGGCCTGGTTCGCCTCGCGGATGATCGCGTAGGCCTCGGCCACGGGATCCGGGCGCCCGGGCTCGCCGGGGTTGACGACGAAGTGGATTTCCTTGATCTGTCCTTCGAAGACGTCGAGTGCCAGGGCGTTGAGGATCTTGCCGTTCCGGTCGCGGAAGACCGAAGCAGGCCGGCCGTTGACCAGGCGCTCTTCCAGTGTGACGCCGACGTGCAGCAGCGGGGGGACGATCGCCGCGAGCAGCCGGGCCACGTTCTGGGCGCCGGCTATGTGGGCGGGCCAGGGCAGCGGCTCGCGACCACCGTCGCTGGCCAGGGCGATGGCGGCGACGAGCTGGCGGCACGCCGCCTGCGAGCACCCTACGGCCGATGCGATCTCGCAGATGCTGCACCCGAACGCCTCCCGCAGCACGAAGACCGCGCGCTCGAGCGGGGAGAGCCGCTCAAGCACCAGCAGGGCCGCCGTCAGCAACGAGTCGGCCAACTCCACCGGCCGCTCGGGGTCCTGGTGGAAGCCGCCCAGCAGCGGCTCGGCGGGCCATGGCCCGCCATGCTCCTCCCGCCGCAGGTGGGCCGACCGCAGGGCATCGGTACAGATCCGGGTGACCTCGGCCGCGAGATGGCCCCCGGTCGACGCGGGCCGCACAGGGGTGGCGGCCCAGTGCAGCCAGGTCGCCCGGACCGCGTCGTCCGCCCCGCTCACACTGCCCAATATCCGGTGGGCGATCGCGAACAGCAGCGGCCGCAGTTCCTCGAATTCCTCGGTCCTGGTCACACCGGCTCCTCCTTGAAACTCCTGCGGGCTGCCGCTCGCTGATGGCCGCGGTCATCCGGTGCAGGCCGGCCGCACGAAAAGGGGGCACCGCCGCCGCCCGGACATCGCGCCCGCCCCGGGAGGCGGTCCGGAGGGCCGTCACACGCACAGCGGAGGCAGCCGGGAACGGAGCGTTGCGGCTGCCGCCCCCTGGTGCTCACAGGAGGGCGTGCCCGCCGTCGGGGGATGAGACCGGCGGGCACGCCCAGGGGGGACTTGCGGGCTCCACCCTAAAAGCGGCAGGCCGGCAAGTCCCGTACGTGCTGCGGAACTTCGAGCTCAGCTGCGGCACGGTTCCAGGCCGAGCGGCCGCCTGCCCGGGTGAGCCCCGGGTGAGCAGGGTGTGCGGGCACGCCGGGCCGGCTCCGTGCGGGGTCAGTGGCTGCGTGGGGCGACCAGGCCTGATTCGTAGGCGTGGGCCACGAGTTGGGTACGGCCGCGGGCGCGGAGTTTGGACTTGGCCCGCTCGATATGGGACTTCGCGGTCAGCGGGCTGATCACCATACGGTCGGCGATCTGGCGGGTGGAAAGCCCCTGCGCGACCAGGGTGACGGCCTCGCGTTCCCGCCCGGTCAGCTCTGCCAGGCCGGTTGCGGCGGGGATGCGGTGCGGCTGGGCGAAGAGCCGGTTGATCACTGTGCGGGTGACGCAGGGGGCGAGCAGGGCGTCGCCGCGTGCGATGACGCGTACGGCGTGCAAGAGGTCGTCGGGCGCGATGTCCTTGACGAGGAATCCGGCGGCGCCGGCGCTCAGCGCGTCGAAGACGTCATCGTCGAGGCCGTAGCCGGTCAGGATGACGACACGGACCCGGGCCAGGGCCGGGTCGGCGGCGATGCGGCGGGCCGCCTCGATGCCGTCGAGGACGGGCATCTGGATGTCGGTGAGGACGATGTCGGGCAGGTGCCTGCGTGCGAGGTCCAGGGTCTGCTGCCCGTGGGTGGCCTCGGCCACCACCTCGATGTCGTCCTCGGCGTCCAGGAGCGCGCCCAATCCGCTGCGCAGGAGCGGCTGGTCGTCGGCGAGCAGGACGCGGATCATGCCGCGCAGTCCAGAGGCAGTCGGGCCCCGAGCAGTTCGGCCTGCAGGCCGGTGATGCGCCCGCCCGCACACCGAAGGCCGCAGCGGGCTGTCTTTGGCCGCTGCTCGAGGTCATGCCGGGTGCGTCTGAGTTCCTGCCCGGCCTCTTGCGCGCGCCCGGTCGCTTCGAGCAGGCCGGGCCGCTGCTCTTCGGCGTCGTGATGGCCGTGGCTGCCTGCGACCGCGTCCGTCACCCGTGCGCGGGTGCCGCTGTCCTGGTGGAGGAACGCGGCGGACACAGCCCGTTCGGCGATCGCC comes from Streptomyces sp. DG2A-72 and encodes:
- a CDS encoding TlrC/CarA/OleB/SrmB family ABC-F type ribosomal protection protein — its product is MRTSQLALDHVTKRYPGRTVLDQVSFTLKPGEKAGLIGDNGSGKSTLLRLIAGRESPDSGELTVSAADGIGYLPQTIPLPPTATVQDAVDLALADLRALQAQLRRAEQGLGNGSDPAALAAYAALLERYEARGGYDADHRVDLALHHLGLPALPRDRRLGTLSGGERSRLALAAVLAGRPELLLLDEPTNDLDDQAVSWLEEQLRAHRGTVLAVTHDRVFLQRLTSTILEAEAGKVTRYGDGYAGYRTAKAAERRSRLQQYEQWRAELARNERLAAGHAARLDGIPRKAPLANFGHGGFRARGRAHGAMARIRNARERAGRLTANPVAPPPEPLAFTAQVETAGDGADAPAAELPCVQLSDVRVADRLHLDSLTLHRSGRLLVTGPNGAGKTTLLKLLAGELRPDEGTVRVPGRVGHLHQDDTPWPPDLTVAEAFALGRTGSADEHTDALLALGLFRPAELRLRIGELSYGQRRRVDLARLVADPADLLLLDEPTNHLSPALIEELEAALAHYPGAVILVTHDRALRSRFRGGHLALPKTARVTVG
- a CDS encoding sigma factor-like helix-turn-helix DNA-binding protein, with amino-acid sequence MTRTEEFEELRPLLFAIAHRILGSVSGADDAVRATWLHWAATPVRPASTGGHLAAEVTRICTDALRSAHLRREEHGGPWPAEPLLGGFHQDPERPVELADSLLTAALLVLERLSPLERAVFVLREAFGCSICEIASAVGCSQAACRQLVAAIALASDGGREPLPWPAHIAGAQNVARLLAAIVPPLLHVGVTLEERLVNGRPASVFRDRNGKILNALALDVFEGQIKEIHFVVNPGEPGRPDPVAEAYAIIREANQAR
- a CDS encoding response regulator transcription factor codes for the protein MIRVLLADDQPLLRSGLGALLDAEDDIEVVAEATHGQQTLDLARRHLPDIVLTDIQMPVLDGIEAARRIAADPALARVRVVILTGYGLDDDVFDALSAGAAGFLVKDIAPDDLLHAVRVIARGDALLAPCVTRTVINRLFAQPHRIPAATGLAELTGREREAVTLVAQGLSTRQIADRMVISPLTAKSHIERAKSKLRARGRTQLVAHAYESGLVAPRSH